The nucleotide window GAGCGAAAATAGTGCATGAAATTCTTCCCCTGGTAACGGCGTGATCAACCGGCGCAACGGTTGCGGGTCAGCGGTTGAGGCACGTAAGAAAATAGGAAACTGCTTGAAAACAAAATTAAAAAAGATAAGCAGCTTTGAAGGCTGCTTAAAGTTAAAACTTATTTTAAATTGAGTATTTTTTACCTTCTTCTCAGAATCCGATATACAGCACCAATGACTCCGATTGCTACTGCGGACTCAAAACCCGGAATAGAACTCTTGCCAGAAGGTTTCTCTTCATCAGCTGCAGGGTTCGATACATTTTTTTCTGTGGTTGGAGTAGTGGTGTCTGTTTCTTTTGAAGGTTTCAGTTCCGTACTTTTACTGGGTACTACAATTGTGAAGGGTCCGAAACCCGGAGTCTTGGACTCAAAGAAGACATAGGTGTCGTCACCACCAACCACTTTGGTTTCAAGTTTGCTCCAGGCTTTGTTATTATAGTTCCAGAGAGTTACAGACGTATTATCAGCTCCGCAATTCTTAAGCCAGTTCTTTTCAACTCTGAAGCCTACAACTGCGTTTGCGATATTATTTGAATTTGCAATTCCTCCGGAACCTACCCAGATGTTCACGTTCTTATAAATCGTACCTTCCGGCAGGCTCGAAACCAGCTTAGACTGTTCTTTCAGCATTTCGACAATAGTAGTTACTTTTCCCATAGTCTTTTTGGCATCAAACTCCACATATCTTATGCAGGTTGCACCCTGTGGGAACTCGAATCTTACGCGCTCCCCGGAGTTAACAGATTTCTTAGACAGTTCTTTGGCCGCGACATTGCTCTGAGGCTCGGCAGAAGCGCCGCCTCCACCGCCTCCGCCGCCTCCGCCGCCTCCACCAGAATCGTCGTCGTCATCTTCTGGGGGGGGGACGTTATTACTGACAGTGATGGAACAGTCTGCAGGAAGGATCGTAGATTCGGTTTTATTGATGTCTCTTAGAAGTCCTACAATTTTGTACGTACCGGTCGTTTCCGGAGCTTTCAGGGTGTAACTGAAACTCGTTTCAGTCATGAGCAGGAAAGAAACTTCGTTGCCATCATTTACAGTTACAGCTCTTTCAGGCAGGGTAGAACTAACAAGTGTAAAGCCAGCAGGAAGCTTTTCAAGTACCTGCCCGGCAGCACCATAATTAGCTACATTGACTGTTACCTTGAACTCCTGATTGGGACTAACTGAAATAGAAGAGAAAGTCCTTTCTGCACTGCATGCAGAAGCCGGAACAGTAACTAAAGTTAGGGCCAGGAGCAGTATAACAACAAATTTTAACTCAGGCCATTTCATATCCGATCCCACCCATCAGCAAAATACGCACCCAGAACTGCATATTTGATTCCGCTGGATACATTGTTATTGTGTACAAGAGTCGCAATTTCCTCAGGAGAGAAGACCCCGTCAGAACCTCCAAACGTTGTTGCGAGTTGATTTTCTTTTAGTATAGTTATAGAAATTCTATCCTTATCTACAACACTGTTTCCCGAAGGGTTCGAAGCTCTGAATTCGAACTTGAACTCACCTGGTATAGTACTGACTATATTATAGGTATACTGATCTCCAGTTCCTAAATTCAATGGAACCACGCCATGTTCTATGGATGTGAGGTCGAGGGTCACTGATTTGATTCCAGAGTCATCTACAACCTTTGCCGTGACAGTCGAGAAATCCTTTCCATCACTCAGGATGTATATTGGGGATGCGGATAAACTTTGTATTTCAGGAGGTATAAAGTCTCCATTAAATGTCAGGTCAAGTTTAACTGGCACATCTCCGTGCTTATAGACCACGGAAACAGGTTCGGATTCAACACCTCCCAGCTTGAAGGTTATAGCTTTTCCGTTATCCTTCTCGGTACTGTTAATTGCTATCTTGTACTCTCCAATCTCTTTAATAGTGTTAGAGCCAACAAGCTTTGAATCTATGTATGCAGAGATTACGAGTCCGGGACCTGCATGTGCAGCATCTCCTTTCAGATTTCCTTCAAACGCACTGGGGATAGAAGGAATAGTAGAAGAACTGCTGGCAGATGCGGCCGGAACAAGGAACATGCCAAGTACCAGAATAACCAGGCATAATAAAATTCTTAAATGTTTGTCCTTGATCGTCATCGTGTCACCTTGAAATTTTACCATTAGTTATGTAGACTTTTTTCGAAAAAGGCCTTCAGGGATTCCTTCTAGATCCCCTCCCGAAATTTGATCCGAAAACAAGCAGAAGTATGCCTGTAACCGCATAGACAATAAGGAAACCTGGAGCACTTTCTGATTTAAGTGAACTTTTGGAAGAATCTGCTGCCTCTTTAGCCTCCGAACTTTCGCTTGAACTTTTCGAAGCTACCATGTTCGGTTCAGGGATTGAACTTTCAACAGCGTCAGCTTCGGAATCCTTTAAGGAAGTTTCATGTTCTTTATTATCTGTCAAAGATTCTGAACTCGTTTTTAAGTTCGAGTTACTATTCGAGTTGCTGTTAGAGTTGCTGTTTGAATTGCTGTTTGAATTGCTGTTTGAATTGCTGTTTGAATTGCTGTTTGAATTGCTGTTTGAATTGCTGTTTGAATTGCTATCTGAATTACTATTTGAATTACTATTTGAATTACTATTTGAATTACTTTTAGCAACCTCGGAATAGACTGCCTTACCATCAGGTAGCTCAAGGGTAACTATTACTCCGGATTCCCAGGCAACACTGCTTGCAGCATCTTTTCCGTCCACTTTAAAAGTAATCATTTTTCCTTCATCTTCAGCTGTACCAGGAATAAAGAGAGAGTAATTTCCTGAGGAAGTATTTGCGAGAAACTCTGTTCCATTAAGGTAAGCTGCAACAACAGTTCCGTCAGGAGCAGGCTTGCCATCAATGAGAGTAACTCCTGTTACTGTCATTGGAAGCATCGGGGGGGATGGAGGGACGTCTGCTGCTGCAATACACTCCTGGGAGAAAGCCAGGAAAAACAACAGTAGTACAGATATTCCCAAAAAGCCATTTTTTAATTTGTTATTCATTGTAGACCTCCAATTAGATGTGAACACAACAAAAAGAAAAAGAACTATTCAGCCTTAAGAGACTGAACAGTCAATTGTTTTCGAAATTACATACCTTCCATACCCGAGTAGTCGGACATAATATCCGGTTTGTACGAGTTTTCAATGGATGCATATGTACCCTTATCCTTCATGAAGATCCAGTAACCCTGTCCTGGAACCATGCAGAAATCGGTCTGAAGTGCTCCAACTGGTCTCGGATCATCACTACTCAGATACTGCATAGTACTTTCATTGCCCATGAGATCTGAAACGCTAGGAATTATGCCACCCCAACCTTCACCGGGATCATAAGTCATGAGGTTAGAGAACCTGTAGTCTCCTAGAGCCTCAAAATCATTGAGCGAAGACAGAGTTGTGGACCAGGGTGCATAATACGAAGATGTATGCCCTATCATGTTCCATCCGGCACAGAGCTCAAGAGAAGCAGGCGCATAAGGACTGGTACTGTTAGATGACATTCCCTTGAACTTGACATTGGTCATGAGAGGCTCTGCGGTATAGACCCAGTAACCCTTACACGGTTCAATGTCATCAGGGAATTGCCAGCATGACCCGTCCCAGTAGATTACTGTGCTGTCCTTGCCAAAGACATCTTCAGAACAGTCATCTACAAGTGCCTTCGGCACGGATTTCAGGTTCCAGCCATCCTCAAGCGTGAGAGTCATATCTTCATATGTCCTTACAGGTCCACACACTGAGAATTTAGAGTTATAATTGCTGGCGTTGTCCCGAGCAATTACAGCCACCCAGTAGTCTTTGCCGTAAATGAGGTCTTTTCCGTCGATTGCCTCAATACACAGGCTTGTAACGCTTGAATTTTCAAGTTTCTGGTTTGGAGTCTGTGTCCCGTCTGTGTGAGTCTCTAATCCGGTTGTGTTTACTATTTGCATGTCCTCAATACAGCCTGGCTTAGATGAGCTGATATAAACCTCATAAGGCATATCGGCAAGATCCTTGTCAGTGCTTGCATCCCAGCTAACCATCAGCCCTGGATAATCATTTACATACTGCCAGAAAGTTTGACCAAGTGCATCTTCAACATTCAGGTTTGCCACACAAGCCGGAGCAACACTGTCAACTGAGAAAGAATGCGTATCAGGCTGGTAAGTTTTGCCACTTGTACAGTCGGTGAT belongs to Methanosarcina barkeri 3 and includes:
- a CDS encoding PGF-pre-PGF domain-containing protein, with translation MKWPELKFVVILLLALTLVTVPASACSAERTFSSISVSPNQEFKVTVNVANYGAAGQVLEKLPAGFTLVSSTLPERAVTVNDGNEVSFLLMTETSFSYTLKAPETTGTYKIVGLLRDINKTESTILPADCSITVSNNVPPPEDDDDDSGGGGGGGGGGGGGASAEPQSNVAAKELSKKSVNSGERVRFEFPQGATCIRYVEFDAKKTMGKVTTIVEMLKEQSKLVSSLPEGTIYKNVNIWVGSGGIANSNNIANAVVGFRVEKNWLKNCGADNTSVTLWNYNNKAWSKLETKVVGGDDTYVFFESKTPGFGPFTIVVPSKSTELKPSKETDTTTPTTEKNVSNPAADEEKPSGKSSIPGFESAVAIGVIGAVYRILRRR